In one window of Thalassophryne amazonica chromosome 9, fThaAma1.1, whole genome shotgun sequence DNA:
- the hmgb1a gene encoding high mobility group protein B1a isoform X2, whose protein sequence is MVKELKPKGKMSSYAYFVQTCREEHKKKHPDASVNFAEFSKKCSERWKTMSAKEKGKFEDMAKLDKARYEREMMNYVPVKGGKKKKFKDPNAPKRPPSAFFIFCSEARPQVKSESPGLTIGDIARRLGEMWNSKSAEDKQPYEKRAAKLKERYEKDVAAYRATGKSSGAAPVKAPAKAEKKVEEEDDEDEDEDEEEEEEEEEEDDE, encoded by the exons ATGGTGAAAGAACTGAAGCCAAAGGGGAAAATGTCCTCCTATGCCTATTTCGTCCAAACCTGTAGGGAGGAGCACAAGAAGAAACACCCTGATGCATCTGTGAACTTTGCAGAGTTCTCCAAGAAGTGTTCTGAACGATGGAAG ACCATGTCTGCCAAGGAGAAGGGCAAGTTTGAGGACATGGCCAAATTGGACAAGGCACGATATGAGAGAGAGATGATGAACTATGTTCCGGTCAAGGgagggaagaagaagaagttcAAGGACCCTAATGCCCCCAAGAGACCTCC ATCTGCCTTCTTCATCTTCTGCTCAGAGGCCCGCCCCCAGGTCAAAAGTGAGAGCCCTGGCCTGACCATTGGAGATATTGCCAGGAGGCTGGGGGAGATGTGGAACTCCAAGTCTGCAGAGGACAAGCAGCCCTACGAGAAAAGGGCAGCCAAACTGAAGGAGCGATATGAGAAG GATGTTGCTGCGTATCGTGCGACCGGAAAATCCAGTGGTGCAGCACCCGTGAAAGCTCCGGCCAAGGCAGAGAAgaaggtcgaggaggaggatgacgaggatgaagatgaggatgaggaggaggaagaagaggaggaggaggaggatgacgaGTAG
- the hmgb1a gene encoding high mobility group protein B1a isoform X1 → MQLLPNQLADFNDRSHNVTAARMVKELKPKGKMSSYAYFVQTCREEHKKKHPDASVNFAEFSKKCSERWKTMSAKEKGKFEDMAKLDKARYEREMMNYVPVKGGKKKKFKDPNAPKRPPSAFFIFCSEARPQVKSESPGLTIGDIARRLGEMWNSKSAEDKQPYEKRAAKLKERYEKDVAAYRATGKSSGAAPVKAPAKAEKKVEEEDDEDEDEDEEEEEEEEEEDDE, encoded by the exons ATGCAACTCCTTCCAAATCAGTTGGCTGATTTTAATGATCGTTCACACAATG ttactgcCGCCAGGATGGTGAAAGAACTGAAGCCAAAGGGGAAAATGTCCTCCTATGCCTATTTCGTCCAAACCTGTAGGGAGGAGCACAAGAAGAAACACCCTGATGCATCTGTGAACTTTGCAGAGTTCTCCAAGAAGTGTTCTGAACGATGGAAG ACCATGTCTGCCAAGGAGAAGGGCAAGTTTGAGGACATGGCCAAATTGGACAAGGCACGATATGAGAGAGAGATGATGAACTATGTTCCGGTCAAGGgagggaagaagaagaagttcAAGGACCCTAATGCCCCCAAGAGACCTCC ATCTGCCTTCTTCATCTTCTGCTCAGAGGCCCGCCCCCAGGTCAAAAGTGAGAGCCCTGGCCTGACCATTGGAGATATTGCCAGGAGGCTGGGGGAGATGTGGAACTCCAAGTCTGCAGAGGACAAGCAGCCCTACGAGAAAAGGGCAGCCAAACTGAAGGAGCGATATGAGAAG GATGTTGCTGCGTATCGTGCGACCGGAAAATCCAGTGGTGCAGCACCCGTGAAAGCTCCGGCCAAGGCAGAGAAgaaggtcgaggaggaggatgacgaggatgaagatgaggatgaggaggaggaagaagaggaggaggaggaggatgacgaGTAG